Proteins encoded by one window of Culicoides brevitarsis isolate CSIRO-B50_1 chromosome 2, AGI_CSIRO_Cbre_v1, whole genome shotgun sequence:
- the LOC134829075 gene encoding odorant receptor 85a-like, with the protein MVSLNIKSRVKFFLFFLEISTVTSKNKLLKLIALILASSYISFYFTFSMTSIPELLAAEGFRKIEILYEVLPGISVGVKLLLLFPYRKRIKPLLNAFDEIDFTEEGKEVMLKYFTKFKKILKILTCLWGFAASGGILASIVLQKIPIENQRIPGVEATEGVVDWKFIVTVIQQDTYILYALSAFIFLDGYPSLILALISGYLEGVVLKVQKIGWAEKESNQESKSKLIECLKMHQKAYELQTEFSTIFSKALLAQCAMTTFIICSLMVKLSLESPLNNLQLFIRNITIIISVLYQVASFNYMGSQLISSNEMLKNAIFEMNWVDKDLKFKKLMLMFQQRTEKLIQIRIGYIIVVDMRIVTEICNLAYKLYAVMMKINR; encoded by the exons ATGGTTTCCCTCAATATCAAATCACGAGTTaagtttttcctctttttcttggaaatttcAACTGTGACTtcgaaaaacaaacttttaaagttaataGCTTTAATTCTTGCATCGAGTTACATTTCCTTCTACTTTACCTTCTCCATGACGAGCATCCCCGAGCTCCTCGCTGCCGAAGGATTTCGTAAAATCGAGATCTTATATGAAGTATTGCCAGGCATTTCAGTTGGAGTTAAACTTTTACTGCTTTTTCCGTATCGCAAAAGAATTAAACCACTCTTGAACGCTTTTGACGAAATCGATTTCACTGAAGAAGGAAAGGAAGTAATGTTAAAGtacttcacaaaatttaagaagatACTTAAGATTCTTACCTGTTTATGGGGATTTGCTGCATCAGGAGGTATTTTGGCAAGTATTGTTCTACAAAAGATCCCTATCGAGAATCAACGAATTCCGGGAGTTGAAGCTACAGAAGGAGTTGTTGATTGGAAGTTTATAGTGACAGTAATCCAACAAGACACTTATATTTTGTACGCTTTGTCTGCTTTCATATTCCTGGATGGATATCCGTCGTTGATTTTAGCTTTAATTAGCGGATATTTGGAAGGAGTGGTATtgaaagtgcaaaaaattggATGGGCTGAGAAGGAAAGTAATCAAGAATCTAAAAGTAAATTGATAGAATGTctcaaaatgcatcaaaagGCTTACGA ACTTCAGACTGAAttctcaacaattttttcaaaagctcTATTAGCTCAATGTGCAATGACTACTTTCATAATTTGTTCTCTCATGGTTAAACTTTCTTTG GAGTCACCTCTAAATAACCTTCAACTGTTCATTCGAAAtatcacaataataataagtgtCCTTTACCAAGTAGCAAGTTTTAACTACATGGGTTCACAATTGATATCTTCAaatgaaatgttaaaaaatgctattttcgaaatgaattGGGTTGACAAagatttaaagttcaaaaaacttaTGCTCATGTTTCAACAAAGAACAGAAAAGTTAATTCAAATCCGAATTGGTTACATCATAGTTGTCGATATGAGAATTGTAACTGAAATTTGTAACTTGGCATATAAGTTATATGCGGTTATGATGAAAATCAATCGATAA
- the LOC134829074 gene encoding odorant receptor 67a-like: MTSLNIKSHVKLYIFFFQIGTLSSPQRLLRVFSTICLIFYTFFYLTSSVTGVRDLILSKGIHKIEILYEILHGLSVGLKLLLLRPHLKQLKALLHEFDELNLKNHDIILSYVQLFNKLFKGLASLWVFAGILAIISPFFVGKLPFESQQIPFLGLTEEKNWKFALTMLQQDGFLLYGITSTIIMDGYPALILALISGYLEEIANEVRKIKNLKGNDAKVRLCSCYDMYQKAVELQKKFSQLYSIALSIQAAVGTISICAIMVKLSLDSPLVNFGYYLRNVFLMLNILLEIAFVNFMGSKLIQTNLSLSNALYDTNWLEKDSNFRKLLIMFQQRAQKVLQIRIGFIFVLDLNLVGQICNLAYKLYAVLMKVNNI; this comes from the exons atgacttcatTGAACATCAAATCTCACGTTAAACTCTACATCTTCTTCTTTCAAATTGGAACACTTTCATCGCCGCAACGCCTTTTGCGAGTATTTTCCACAATTTGTCTCATTTTCTACACTTTTTTCTACTTAACATCATCCGTGACGGGCGTTCGAGACTTAATCCTATCCAAAGGCATCcacaaaatcgaaattttatacgaaattCTACACGGATTGTCAGTCGGGCTCAAATTATTGCTTTTACGCCCTCATTTGAAGCAACTCAAAGCTCTTTTACACGAATTTGATGAACTTAACCTAAAAAATCATGACATTATTTTGAGTTACGttcaattattcaataaacttTTCAAAGGATTGGCGTCTTTGTGGGTATTCGCAGGGATTTTAGCGATCATTTCGCCATTTTTTGTGGGCAAACTCCCGTTTGAAAGTCAGCAAATACCCTTTTTGGGACTTACAGAggagaaaaattggaaatttgccCTTACAATGTTGCAACAAGATGGATTTTTGTTGTATGGAATTACTTCAACTATAATTATGGATGGATATCCGGCGTTAATTCTTGCTTTAATTAGTGGTTATTTGGAAGAAATCGCAAATGAAgttagaaaaatcaaaaatttaaaaggaaatgATGCTAAAGTGAGGTTATGTAGTTGTTATGATATGTATCAAAAAGCTGTCGA gCTACAAAAGAAGTTTTCTCAACTCTATTCAATTGCTTTGTCAATCCAAGCCGCAGTAGGAACGATTTCTATTTGTGCCATCATGGTTAAACTTTCGCTCGATTCGCCTCTTGTTAATTTTGGATATTATTTGAGGAATGTGTTCTTAATGCTCAACATCTTATTGGAAATTGCTTTTGTTAACTTCATGGGTTCAAAACTGATTCAAACTAATTTGAGTCTATCGAATGCTCTTTACGACACAAATTGGTTGGAGAAAGATTCGAATTTCCGTAAATTATTGATAATGTTTCAGCAAAGAGCTCAAAAAGTGCTCCAGATACGAATTGGATTCATTTTCGTCTTGGATCTTAATTTGGTAGGACAAATCTGTAATTTGGCATATAAACTTTATGCTGTATTGATGAAAGTAAATAATATCTAA